One region of Oryza sativa Japonica Group chromosome 10, ASM3414082v1 genomic DNA includes:
- the LOC4348890 gene encoding uncharacterized protein, translating to MEQVVGGKYKLGRKIGSGSFGELYLGVNIHNGEEVGIKLESVRSKHPQLHYESKVYMQMQGGNGIPHMKWYGVAGEHNVMVIDLLGPSLEDLFNSCNRKFSLKTVLMLADQIINRVEYMHSKGFIHRDIKPDNFLIGLGRKANQVYIIDYGLAKKYKDLQTHKHIPYRENKNLTGTARYASVNTHLGIEQSRRDDLESVGYLLLYFLRGSLPWQGLKAGTKKQKYDRISEKKMLTPAEVLCKSYPSEFTSYFHYCRSLRFEDKPDYSYLKKLFRDVFTREGYQLDYIFDWTTSKNPQMGSTNKLIQQQSGRMIGIGPSVDRPDKTSVGQEIRDRFTGAVEAFARRNPGSGRLGDNSRHKSLADSFGSSTEAVVDSERTRTISRNRSSAKMPTAAAAATPSSRGTSSKGDGGEQNRAGRWVSSGSGSNRPSPAAAQRHHHHHHHSAAADDRSPPAAKGGTAIRCFERLSIGGERRK from the exons ATGGAGCAAGTGGTCGGAGGGAAGTATAAGCTCGGGAGGAAGATTGGGAGTGGGTCATTTGGGGAGCTATATCTCG GTGTTAATATACATAATGGGGAGGAAGTGGGAATAAAGCTG GAATCTGTGAGATCAAAACATCCACAGCTGCATTACGAATCCAAAGTTTATATGCAAATGCAAGGCGGAA ATGGTATCCCACATATGAAGTGGTACGGTGTCGCTGGGGAGCACAATGTTATGGTGATTGATCTTCTTGGCCCAAGTTTGGAGGACTTGTTCAACAGCTGCAACAGGAAATTCTCTCTCAAAACCGTCCTTATGCTTGCTGATCAAATA ATAAACCGAGTGGAATACATGCATTCCAAGGGATTTATTCACCGTGATATCAAGCCAGACAATTTCCTTATCGGCTTAGGCCGGAAAGCGAACCAG GTGTACATAATTGATTATGGGCTTGCTAAGAAATACAAGGATCTCCAGACCCATAAACACATTCCCTACAG GGAGAACAAGAATCTGACAGGAACGGCACGTTATGCTAGTGTGAATACTCATCTTGGAATAG AGCAAAGCAGGAGAGATGATCTGGAGTCTGTTGGCTATCTTCTCCTATATTTTTTAAGAGGAAG TCTTCCATGGCAGGGTCTTAAAGCTGgtacaaagaaacaaaaatatgacAGAATCAGTGAAAAGAAAATGCTCACCCCAGCAGAG GTTCTGTGCAAATCTTATCCATCAGAGTTCACCTCATATTTCCACTACTGTCGTTCCCTGCGATTCGAAGATAAACCAGATTACTCTTATTTGAAGAAACTCTTTCGGGATGTATTTACTCGTGAAG GATACCAACTTGATTACATATTTGACTGGACTACAAGCAAAAATCCTCAGATGGGTTCTACCAATAAGCTTATTCAA CAACAAAGTGGAAGAATGATTGGAATTGGACCCTCTGTTGACCGACCAGACAAAACTTCAG TGGGACAAGAGATCCGGGATAGATTTACCGGTGCTGTTGAGGCCTTCGCCAGAAGAAACCCGGGTTCCGGTCGCCTCGGAGACAATTCCAGGCACAAAAGCCTCGCGGATTCCTTTGGTTCATCTACAGAAGCT GTTGTTGATTCGGAGAGAACACGAACCATATCCAGGAACAGGAGCTCGGCGAAgatgcccaccgccgccgccgccgccaccccgtcTAGCCGGGGGACATCCTCgaaaggcgacggcggcgagcagaaccgggccggccggtgggtgtcgagcggcagcggcagcaaccgcccgtcccccgccgccgcccagcggcaccaccaccaccaccaccactcggCCGCCGCGGACGacaggtcgccgccggcagcgaaGGGGGGCACCGCTATCCGGTGCTTCGAGCGCCTCTCGatcggcggcgagaggaggaagtgA
- the LOC4348891 gene encoding vacuolar protein sorting-associated protein 2 homolog 3: MNPFAKKPTPREAIRSSKRELTNATRGIERDIGTLQLEEKRLVAEIKRTAKTGNEAATRILARQLIRLRQQISNLQGSRAQIRGIATHTQAMHANTSVAAGMQSASKAMGALNKQMDPAKQMKVMQEFQKQSAQMDMTNEMMSDSIDNILDDDQAEEETEDLANQVLDEIGVDIASQLSSAPKGRITGKKVQADESSELDELEKRLAALKNP; this comes from the exons atGAACCCCTTCGCGAAGAAGCCCACGCCGCGAG AGGCGATCCGGAGCAGCAAACGTGAGCTGACGAATGCTACCAGAG GTATTGAGAGAGATATTGGAACGTTGCAGCTAGAG GAAAAGAGGCTAGTTGCTGAAATCAAAAGGACTGCAAAAACTGGCAATGAG GCAGCAACCAGAATTCTGGCCCGCCAGCTGATCAGGCTAAGACAGCAAATTTCTAATTTACAAGGTAGCAGAGCTCAGATTAGGGGCATTGCAACACATACACAG GCAATGCATGCCAACACTTCAGTGGCTGCTGGCATGCAAAGTGCAAGCAAAGCAATGGGAGCTTTGAACAAG CAAATGGATCCAGCCAAACAGATGAAGGTGATGCAAGAATTCCAAAAACAGTCAGCACAAATGGATATGACG AATGAGATGATGTCTGACTCCATTGACAATATCTTAGACGATGATCAAGCTGAGGAAGAAACTGAAGACCTTGCAAATCAG GTCCTGGATGAGATTGGTGTTGATATTGCCTCACAG TTATCCTCAGCTCCTAAAGGAAGGATTACTGGAAAGAAGGTTCAAGCTGATGAAAG TTCAGAATTGGACGAACTCGAGAAGAGGCTGGCTGCTCTGAAAAATCCATAG